The following coding sequences are from one Halobacteriovorax sp. JY17 window:
- a CDS encoding glycosyltransferase family 9 protein, translated as MKILINRTDALGDTILTEPIAALLRLKFPEADIRFLISPISAPLFENHPYVDGVFLYRKKASLLNRMKTLGNIIRGFRPDIYIFVGGDQFVSLYMWLKRIEKRAGLISKLPSFLFLNAGVRQKRSLVTMHESEYNLNLLRGLGIEHDVKKEFDLSPKITINEKDRDTSLENFKLAIEKEGLDSSLENIFIHPGMTGHTLNWSSRNYGRLIDKMERRFPKKYNWIISHTASDQQFLSGLKDHIDKCDHLSGRVYLFDGGVNGLTDYMNILSKAAAFIGPSTGTTHIANTLGVKTVGIYSPIKVQSTLRWAPFNREEENLRLVIPDVVCGERFKCAGNACPYYECMSKIEVQDIMNELIDLLNLEK; from the coding sequence GTGAAAATCTTAATCAATAGAACAGATGCTCTCGGCGATACTATATTGACTGAGCCTATAGCAGCTCTTCTTAGGTTAAAGTTTCCAGAAGCAGATATTAGATTCTTAATCTCTCCAATCTCAGCTCCGTTATTTGAAAATCATCCCTATGTTGACGGCGTTTTTCTATATAGAAAGAAAGCTTCACTACTCAATAGAATGAAAACCCTAGGAAATATTATTAGAGGCTTTAGGCCTGATATTTATATTTTTGTAGGCGGTGATCAATTCGTCAGCCTCTATATGTGGCTTAAGAGAATTGAAAAGAGGGCAGGGCTTATTTCTAAGTTACCTAGTTTTTTATTTTTAAATGCTGGAGTCAGGCAAAAGAGATCTCTCGTGACGATGCATGAGAGCGAGTATAATTTAAACCTTCTACGTGGGCTTGGAATTGAGCACGATGTAAAAAAAGAATTCGATCTCTCTCCAAAGATTACGATTAATGAAAAGGATAGAGACACTTCTCTTGAAAACTTTAAATTAGCGATTGAAAAAGAAGGGCTAGACTCTTCCCTTGAAAATATATTTATTCATCCAGGAATGACGGGACATACTCTTAATTGGTCTTCTAGGAATTACGGAAGACTTATCGATAAAATGGAGAGGCGCTTTCCTAAGAAGTATAATTGGATTATCTCTCACACCGCAAGTGATCAACAATTCCTCTCGGGATTAAAAGACCATATTGATAAGTGTGACCACCTAAGCGGAAGAGTCTATCTCTTTGATGGTGGTGTAAACGGTCTTACTGACTATATGAATATCCTCTCTAAAGCAGCAGCATTTATTGGACCTAGTACGGGAACAACTCATATTGCCAATACTCTCGGAGTAAAAACAGTCGGTATTTATTCTCCTATTAAAGTGCAAAGTACACTTCGCTGGGCTCCGTTCAATAGAGAGGAAGAGAACTTGAGACTAGTCATTCCTGATGTTGTATGCGGGGAGAGATTTAAGTGTGCAGGAAATGCTTGTCCATACTATGAGTGTATGTCTAAAATTGAAGTTCAAGATATAATGAATGAATTAATTGATTTATTAAATTTGGAGAAATAG
- the cmk gene encoding (d)CMP kinase — protein MSFSKVIAIDGPSGSGKSTIAKKLAETLDVLYIDTGAMFRALAYCCDQRNISLTAGPEMDEFLSSINLEYGKSSDFLIGIDGENLSLKIREHNVSKLASIISQIPKVREYLLNFQRDLASRVVCVMEGRDIGTVVFPNAFCKFFVTASVEVRSNRRLNQLQEAGESELSLEQIMIDVKKRDESDMNREVAPLKMAEDAALVDTSEMELVEVLSSLKSSVLDKAKGIGISL, from the coding sequence ATGTCTTTTTCAAAAGTCATTGCTATAGATGGACCTTCTGGTAGCGGGAAGTCGACTATTGCTAAAAAATTAGCTGAAACGCTTGATGTTCTTTATATAGATACTGGCGCCATGTTTAGAGCGCTTGCATATTGTTGTGATCAAAGAAATATTTCATTAACTGCTGGTCCTGAAATGGATGAGTTTCTATCAAGTATTAATCTAGAGTACGGGAAATCCTCTGACTTTCTGATTGGAATTGATGGGGAGAACCTCTCTCTTAAAATCAGAGAGCATAATGTTTCTAAACTTGCTTCAATCATTTCTCAAATTCCAAAAGTCAGGGAATATCTCTTAAATTTTCAAAGAGATCTCGCTAGCCGAGTGGTTTGCGTAATGGAGGGGCGAGATATTGGAACAGTTGTTTTTCCAAATGCCTTTTGTAAATTCTTCGTGACTGCCTCAGTTGAAGTCAGGTCTAATAGGAGACTTAATCAGCTTCAAGAAGCTGGTGAGTCAGAGCTCTCTCTCGAGCAAATAATGATAGATGTAAAAAAGAGAGATGAGAGTGATATGAACCGAGAAGTTGCTCCTCTAAAGATGGCGGAGGATGCTGCTCTTGTTGACACTAGCGAAATGGAGTTAGTAGAAGTTCTAAGTTCGCTTAAAAGCTCTGTTCTAGATAAGGCCAAGGGGATAGGAATCTCTTTGTGA
- a CDS encoding lytic transglycosylase domain-containing protein — protein sequence MLSRVMSSGAARSSLRYLNTLAIFIVVGIIFSKEASLESQSQNLEMKKPKSESAYFLDEKTFYQFPMVQDSFGGIPLDQMELYSKKEARSLILSAVKSGRLKKRLARYITKTMEICEQYQIDPFWALSVMWTESHFNLKATSSVSATGLMQIMPATGVFLSKLLNMPVKETVVYENIKDPHLNIEMGVFYLKRLLKMFKGNYRLATVAYNMGPGGVYRRLRNKQEVGVRNLYLDKVRRHYKLISKNFSKKSSKKYLSLRKTLVVENPKTAYLYTRLYEVDQIFHFVELPSFDYRLALNSIGQSQKSL from the coding sequence ATGCTTTCTCGCGTTATGAGTTCAGGGGCAGCCAGATCATCTCTTCGCTATTTAAATACTCTGGCAATTTTCATTGTAGTGGGAATTATTTTTTCTAAAGAAGCTTCTCTTGAGTCTCAAAGTCAAAACTTAGAAATGAAAAAGCCAAAGAGTGAATCAGCTTACTTCTTAGATGAGAAAACTTTCTATCAATTTCCAATGGTGCAAGATTCTTTTGGAGGAATTCCTCTCGATCAAATGGAGCTCTACTCTAAGAAAGAAGCGAGAAGTTTGATTCTCTCTGCAGTAAAAAGTGGTCGTCTTAAAAAGAGGCTCGCTAGATATATTACAAAGACTATGGAGATCTGCGAGCAGTATCAAATAGATCCTTTTTGGGCGCTTAGTGTGATGTGGACGGAGAGTCACTTCAACTTAAAGGCCACCAGTTCAGTTTCGGCAACTGGACTTATGCAAATTATGCCAGCGACGGGAGTTTTCTTAAGCAAACTTTTAAATATGCCAGTTAAAGAAACTGTAGTTTATGAAAATATTAAAGATCCACATCTAAATATTGAAATGGGTGTTTTCTATTTAAAGCGTCTACTCAAAATGTTTAAGGGAAATTACCGGCTCGCCACTGTGGCCTATAATATGGGGCCGGGAGGCGTCTATAGAAGACTTAGAAATAAGCAAGAAGTTGGTGTGAGAAATCTCTACCTCGATAAAGTGAGAAGGCATTATAAATTAATTTCAAAGAATTTCTCAAAGAAGTCGTCTAAAAAATATCTCTCACTGAGAAAGACTTTAGTAGTCGAAAATCCAAAAACAGCCTACTTATACACACGATTATACGAAGTTGATCAAATTTTTCACTTTGTTGAACTCCCAAGCTTCGATTACCGTTTGGCCCTTAACTCAATTGGTCAATCTCAGAAATCTCTCTAA
- a CDS encoding DUF255 domain-containing protein: MTQDTTYNRLSEEKSAYLLQHKDNLIHWFSYGPEAIQRAKDENKPIFLSVGYSTCHWCHIMAAESFGDQETADFMNENFINIKVDKEELPDIDNYYQQACHLFTQSGGWPLSAFLLPDMRPYFVGTYFPKNAVEGQTSFKELTAELLRAFNEEHEQIETNATNVTEAIAKGLIPKDKVEYQGHFPPPAAIMDAVKQFADEENGGYGQSPKFPQFAFYEWAIEQMLEGMIQKDQGEHIIKSLERMLMGGIYDHARGGIHRYSTDEKWLVPHFEKMIYDQAGLLRLLSKASVLYPSPIIFDSLIQTLDYLEAEMLGESSHFLTAQDADAEGVEGLFHTFSLEEFEDALKNFEDENESLIDNSETIKKWFNITKEGNFDKGLNVISLNYDLRSEFFTQEGWNTIRKVKKSLQNERKQRIPPMTDNKGVASWNFMMVSALVDVMQYCQIDVIRQKASSLFNTTLEGLYTNFLVSKDEKGMRIRHSTTRAASLPYLEDYVNFAQTQLRVYEMTGNPVFKQNFTDTLEYVLKEFIDGDKVYTRAISSSEHELYPNQLVNSMDQSYKSAASTLIHIVRRAAILLGDREYLDKIKDIQEDFTHEALKNPLSCGEALRALSYPDSAYRVVKLPVEWLENPQYINFMPYFLSRFVLDYRKDSEDKWEICNLTECEITGTGLEEFIETLRPTSSPDEAESDDE, translated from the coding sequence ATGACGCAAGACACTACATATAATAGATTATCTGAAGAGAAATCGGCCTACCTACTTCAACATAAAGATAATTTGATTCACTGGTTTAGTTACGGACCTGAAGCTATTCAAAGGGCCAAGGACGAGAATAAGCCAATCTTTCTCTCCGTAGGTTATTCAACTTGTCACTGGTGTCACATCATGGCCGCGGAGTCTTTTGGAGATCAAGAGACCGCTGACTTTATGAATGAGAATTTTATCAATATAAAAGTAGATAAAGAAGAATTACCAGATATTGATAATTACTATCAACAGGCCTGTCACCTCTTTACTCAAAGTGGTGGGTGGCCTCTCTCGGCATTTCTTCTTCCAGATATGAGACCATACTTTGTGGGTACTTACTTTCCAAAGAATGCAGTTGAAGGTCAAACAAGTTTTAAAGAATTAACAGCAGAACTACTTAGAGCTTTTAATGAAGAGCATGAGCAGATTGAAACTAATGCAACAAATGTCACTGAGGCCATAGCGAAAGGTCTTATTCCAAAAGATAAGGTTGAATATCAAGGACACTTCCCACCTCCAGCAGCAATTATGGACGCCGTTAAGCAATTTGCGGATGAAGAGAATGGTGGATATGGACAGTCTCCTAAATTTCCTCAATTTGCTTTCTACGAATGGGCCATCGAGCAAATGCTTGAAGGTATGATTCAAAAAGATCAGGGTGAGCATATTATTAAATCTCTTGAACGAATGCTCATGGGTGGAATCTATGACCACGCACGCGGAGGAATTCACAGATATTCGACAGATGAAAAATGGCTTGTACCTCACTTTGAGAAAATGATTTACGATCAAGCTGGTCTTTTAAGACTTCTCTCCAAAGCGAGCGTTCTCTACCCTTCTCCGATTATCTTCGATAGTTTAATTCAAACCCTAGACTACCTAGAAGCAGAAATGCTCGGAGAATCGTCACACTTTCTTACCGCTCAAGATGCCGACGCAGAAGGTGTTGAAGGACTCTTTCACACTTTTTCTTTAGAAGAATTTGAAGATGCTCTTAAAAACTTTGAAGATGAAAATGAAAGTCTTATCGACAATAGTGAAACTATTAAGAAGTGGTTTAATATTACGAAGGAAGGAAATTTTGATAAAGGCCTTAATGTTATCTCTTTAAATTATGACCTACGTTCAGAATTCTTTACTCAAGAAGGTTGGAACACCATTAGAAAAGTGAAGAAGTCTCTGCAAAATGAAAGAAAGCAGCGTATTCCACCAATGACTGATAACAAGGGTGTTGCCAGCTGGAACTTCATGATGGTTTCTGCTCTAGTCGATGTCATGCAATACTGCCAAATCGATGTTATTCGCCAAAAAGCGTCTTCACTCTTTAACACTACTCTTGAAGGACTTTACACCAATTTTCTAGTCTCTAAAGACGAGAAGGGAATGAGAATTCGCCATTCGACAACAAGAGCGGCCAGTCTTCCTTACTTAGAAGATTATGTAAACTTCGCTCAGACTCAACTTAGAGTTTATGAAATGACTGGCAACCCTGTTTTCAAACAGAACTTCACAGATACATTGGAGTATGTCCTTAAAGAATTTATCGATGGTGATAAGGTTTATACAAGAGCAATCTCTTCTAGTGAGCACGAACTCTATCCAAATCAACTCGTAAACTCCATGGATCAATCCTATAAGTCTGCTGCCTCAACTCTTATTCATATTGTAAGAAGAGCCGCTATTCTCCTTGGTGATAGAGAGTACTTAGACAAGATTAAAGATATTCAAGAAGACTTCACTCACGAGGCCTTAAAGAATCCACTCAGTTGCGGCGAGGCCCTAAGGGCGCTTAGTTATCCAGATAGCGCTTATAGAGTAGTTAAACTTCCTGTGGAGTGGTTAGAAAATCCTCAGTACATAAACTTCATGCCATACTTCCTTAGTCGCTTTGTTCTAGACTATAGAAAAGATAGTGAAGATAAGTGGGAAATTTGTAATCTAACAGAGTGCGAGATTACAGGAACAGGGCTTGAGGAATTTATTGAAACTCTAAGACCTACTAGTTCTCCGGACGAAGCTGAGAGCGATGACGAATAA
- a CDS encoding CoA transferase, whose amino-acid sequence MTNNILEGITILDFGHRLPGPLAGKILAGLGARVIKVEDHIFQDPFCAGAFAEFDASFKDWYKELNGKKEILRLDFKSPTIKEEIRLLLQKSSGIINGLPEKVQKSLGIDSESILKLERPIAVVDMKASKESKTAMHDLNALAMTGLLSLYVEGKTKNIVDPPFLPIAGINFGHKVATDLLAVLLKVRESGKSIFHTTYLLESTEEIFNAFWPRSSRHLRTKFLHNGLYPCYSLYKTADDKYVALAAVEEKFWIEFCEVFELNIPKEERFNHQDDKVFRAISKCFLSLTQKEIKKITERHDFCLSLI is encoded by the coding sequence ATGACGAATAATATTTTAGAAGGCATTACTATTTTAGACTTTGGTCACAGACTCCCTGGTCCACTTGCGGGAAAAATTCTCGCAGGACTTGGAGCAAGAGTGATCAAAGTTGAAGATCATATTTTTCAAGATCCTTTCTGTGCAGGCGCTTTTGCAGAATTCGATGCAAGTTTTAAAGATTGGTATAAAGAATTAAACGGCAAGAAAGAAATTCTTCGCCTAGACTTTAAATCTCCTACGATAAAAGAAGAAATTAGACTTCTCCTTCAAAAGTCTTCGGGAATAATCAATGGACTTCCAGAAAAAGTTCAAAAGAGTTTAGGAATTGATTCAGAGTCAATCTTAAAGCTAGAGCGCCCAATCGCAGTTGTCGACATGAAGGCCTCTAAAGAATCTAAAACGGCCATGCATGACCTTAATGCTCTGGCGATGACGGGCCTTCTCTCACTATATGTCGAAGGAAAAACTAAAAATATTGTTGATCCTCCTTTTCTTCCTATTGCTGGGATTAACTTTGGACACAAAGTTGCGACAGATTTACTTGCTGTCTTATTAAAGGTCAGGGAAAGCGGGAAGAGCATCTTTCATACAACTTACTTACTTGAAAGTACCGAAGAGATCTTCAATGCTTTTTGGCCAAGATCAAGTCGACATCTTCGCACAAAATTTCTCCACAACGGACTCTACCCTTGTTACTCTCTCTATAAAACAGCTGATGATAAGTATGTGGCCCTTGCTGCGGTGGAAGAAAAATTTTGGATAGAATTCTGTGAAGTATTCGAACTTAATATTCCTAAAGAAGAGAGATTTAATCATCAAGATGACAAAGTGTTTAGAGCGATCTCTAAGTGCTTCCTATCTCTTACGCAAAAGGAAATTAAGAAAATTACTGAGCGCCACGACTTCTGTCTATCATTGATTTAA
- a CDS encoding peptidylprolyl isomerase, whose amino-acid sequence MKIQNDHVVEINYTLKTDGGETIDTSDTGGPLCYLHGKQNIIPGLENALTGKSLNDKVSVRVEPKEAYGEREEELIQKIDKSQFPNFDEMTIGQQLQVQTESGHPLIVTVIEKEEDGLTLDGNHPLAGINLNFDVEVVSIREATKEELTHGHVHGEGSGCGHEH is encoded by the coding sequence ATGAAAATTCAAAACGATCACGTAGTAGAAATCAACTATACTCTAAAGACTGACGGAGGTGAAACGATTGATACTTCTGATACAGGTGGACCTCTTTGTTACCTTCACGGTAAGCAAAATATTATTCCAGGACTTGAAAATGCCCTAACAGGTAAGTCTCTAAACGATAAAGTAAGCGTAAGAGTTGAGCCAAAAGAAGCCTATGGGGAAAGAGAAGAAGAACTTATTCAAAAAATTGATAAGTCTCAATTTCCTAATTTTGATGAAATGACAATTGGTCAACAACTTCAAGTTCAAACAGAAAGTGGACACCCACTAATTGTAACAGTAATTGAAAAAGAAGAAGATGGTCTTACTCTTGACGGTAATCACCCTCTTGCAGGGATCAATCTTAACTTTGATGTTGAAGTTGTAAGTATTAGAGAAGCAACTAAAGAAGAACTTACTCATGGTCACGTACATGGAGAAGGTTCAGGTTGCGGTCACGAACACTAA
- a CDS encoding alkaline phosphatase: MQRVFAASLILLLCLSCQKEEQDYYQKNGKIKNVIFVIGDGMGPQQLSMLQLFAKHSKEPHFKNRVTNLERLMSVGRTSSVMTNPGKNLVVDSSCSATQYSTGEYSLPEVVGLDDNGEVSKTILELAKEKGLRTGLVSDTRLTHATPASYASHNISRSDESAIAKEMLEVGPDIMLSGGLRYFIPKSAEKDEELRNLVPSYISLNSKRKDEENLLNFASDKNYQLVFDRESLSKAEKGKVLGLFESSSMPDGIWNTQNKDKAERQIPTLTEMAKTALDNLDGSEKGFFLMIEAGQIDWAGHRNDTGLLLHEMLRADELFGLLHKWMKGREDTLLVVTADHETGGFGFSYSGYDVLKPVKITGEKFKGEDYRPKYNYGDFSTLDKLYRQSRSTLDLMIDVKGWPKEKQTKKNMREYFETHMGYAFSDKDIDQLMRSSKNEFYRPDHGNLSLKEVPHIEDFAAFYTYGNIVRANIFARILGHKQNAVWATGSHTSTPVTMITVGPRSLTDEFNGLLHSTEVGRKTIKALGLKKDYKTVIK, from the coding sequence ATGCAAAGAGTATTCGCAGCTTCACTCATTCTACTTCTATGTCTTTCTTGTCAAAAAGAAGAGCAAGACTACTATCAAAAGAACGGAAAAATAAAGAATGTCATCTTTGTCATTGGTGATGGAATGGGACCTCAACAACTCTCAATGCTACAACTCTTTGCCAAACATTCAAAAGAGCCTCACTTTAAAAATAGAGTGACTAATCTTGAAAGACTTATGTCTGTGGGGAGAACAAGCTCTGTTATGACAAATCCTGGAAAGAATTTAGTGGTAGACTCATCTTGCTCAGCGACTCAGTACTCAACAGGGGAATACTCCCTTCCAGAAGTTGTAGGTCTTGATGACAACGGAGAAGTTTCTAAGACAATTTTAGAATTAGCAAAAGAGAAAGGTCTTCGCACAGGCCTCGTTTCAGATACAAGACTCACTCACGCGACTCCGGCCTCTTACGCCTCTCATAATATTTCAAGAAGCGATGAGAGCGCAATTGCTAAAGAGATGCTAGAAGTTGGCCCAGACATTATGCTCTCAGGTGGACTTAGATACTTTATTCCAAAGAGTGCAGAAAAAGACGAAGAACTTAGAAACCTCGTTCCCTCTTATATTTCTCTAAATTCTAAGAGAAAGGATGAAGAGAATTTACTTAATTTTGCCAGTGATAAGAATTATCAACTGGTTTTTGATAGAGAGTCTTTATCAAAGGCAGAAAAGGGAAAAGTTCTAGGGCTCTTTGAAAGTTCTTCAATGCCTGATGGAATTTGGAATACACAGAATAAAGATAAAGCGGAGAGACAGATTCCAACTCTTACTGAAATGGCGAAGACTGCCCTAGATAATCTTGATGGTAGTGAGAAAGGATTCTTTCTTATGATTGAAGCGGGTCAAATTGATTGGGCCGGACATAGAAACGACACGGGACTTCTACTTCATGAAATGCTTAGAGCGGACGAACTCTTTGGGCTTCTTCATAAGTGGATGAAAGGAAGAGAAGATACTCTCCTAGTTGTCACAGCTGATCATGAAACAGGTGGTTTTGGTTTTAGCTATAGTGGATACGATGTTTTAAAACCAGTAAAAATTACGGGGGAAAAATTCAAAGGTGAAGACTATAGGCCTAAGTATAACTATGGTGATTTCTCAACTCTAGACAAGCTCTACCGTCAATCTAGATCAACACTAGATCTAATGATAGATGTGAAAGGATGGCCAAAGGAAAAGCAAACAAAGAAGAATATGAGAGAGTATTTTGAGACTCACATGGGTTATGCCTTTTCAGACAAAGATATTGATCAATTAATGAGAAGTTCAAAGAACGAATTCTATAGACCTGATCATGGAAACCTTAGCCTAAAAGAAGTTCCTCACATAGAAGACTTTGCGGCCTTCTATACTTATGGAAATATTGTACGGGCCAATATCTTTGCTCGTATTCTTGGGCATAAGCAAAATGCTGTTTGGGCCACAGGTTCTCATACTTCAACACCTGTCACCATGATCACAGTAGGACCTAGAAGTTTAACAGATGAGTTTAACGGTCTTCTTCACTCAACGGAAGTAGGACGAAAGACAATAAAAGCCCTTGGACTTAAGAAAGATTATAAGACAGTTATAAAGTAA
- a CDS encoding M23 family metallopeptidase: MIKILIFILVSSCLYSCDSAKSVEATPFISPLRPLQIVDTVRNGEVKRGQGLYQALKSVSIDNAQSLKLINALRDEVEFSKIKVGDQLQATFDHNENLKKFSFSQNLVETHTVTLNDLTGHWDYSLTTLDTFWKPRTIEGSLQPGSTLEEDLITQGLQPSVVNEVVNVLLCKVNFRMNARKGDRYKVLLSERMYKDKIVGTKVLFTSYEGIRAGSHQAFFYEDEEKGSTYTAHYTEDGQALINSGLRYPLSRLHIRSSYGWRRHPVTGHRAMHRGVDLRGRTGERVHAVSAGKVVISSFNEFAGNKIGIKHRDGSTSFYYHLSTRGVKVGDWVRSHQVIGRVGATGRVTGAHLHFGFKRPNGKWMNPLNKRMIATPKLTGDKFTNLTHQIALTKGTLADLEVSKKSQYLVANLNKIRRSPSNEERLLSSITNSFPEYEYQ, from the coding sequence ATGATAAAAATTCTAATCTTCATTCTAGTATCTAGTTGTCTCTATAGCTGTGACAGTGCAAAGAGCGTCGAAGCTACTCCATTTATAAGCCCTTTGAGACCTCTACAAATAGTAGACACTGTAAGAAACGGTGAAGTTAAAAGAGGACAGGGACTCTATCAAGCACTTAAGAGTGTATCTATTGATAATGCTCAGTCTCTTAAATTAATTAATGCCTTAAGAGATGAAGTGGAATTTTCAAAAATAAAAGTTGGCGATCAGCTTCAGGCCACATTCGATCATAATGAAAACCTAAAGAAGTTTTCATTCTCTCAAAACCTTGTCGAGACTCATACTGTTACCCTAAATGATTTAACTGGTCATTGGGATTACTCCCTAACGACTCTAGATACTTTCTGGAAACCAAGAACAATAGAGGGAAGTCTTCAGCCAGGGTCAACTCTTGAAGAAGATCTCATTACACAAGGACTTCAACCCTCTGTCGTTAATGAAGTGGTAAATGTTCTTCTGTGTAAAGTGAACTTTAGAATGAATGCTAGAAAGGGAGATCGCTATAAAGTTCTTCTTAGTGAGAGAATGTATAAAGACAAAATCGTAGGAACGAAAGTCCTCTTCACATCTTATGAAGGAATTAGGGCCGGAAGTCATCAGGCCTTCTTCTACGAAGATGAAGAGAAGGGATCTACTTACACGGCCCACTATACTGAGGACGGACAGGCCCTCATTAATTCTGGACTTAGATACCCGCTTTCAAGATTACATATCCGTTCAAGTTATGGATGGAGAAGACATCCTGTTACAGGGCATAGAGCTATGCATAGGGGAGTTGACCTTAGAGGAAGAACTGGAGAGAGAGTACATGCTGTCTCTGCTGGAAAGGTTGTCATTTCAAGCTTTAATGAATTTGCTGGAAATAAAATTGGTATTAAGCATAGAGATGGATCAACTTCTTTCTACTATCACCTCTCTACTCGAGGAGTAAAAGTAGGTGACTGGGTAAGATCTCATCAAGTCATTGGAAGAGTTGGAGCGACGGGGAGAGTGACGGGGGCGCACCTTCACTTTGGTTTTAAAAGGCCAAATGGAAAATGGATGAATCCATTAAATAAGAGAATGATCGCAACACCTAAGCTTACAGGTGATAAATTTACAAATCTTACTCATCAAATAGCTCTAACTAAGGGAACACTGGCGGATCTTGAAGTGAGTAAGAAGTCTCAATACTTGGTCGCGAATTTAAATAAAATTAGAAGAAGCCCTAGTAATGAAGAGCGTCTTCTAAGTTCAATAACAAATTCCTTTCCTGAATATGAGTATCAATAA